The following are encoded together in the Bacillus sp. V2I10 genome:
- the rpsQ gene encoding 30S ribosomal protein S17, whose translation MSERNNQRKVYTGRVVSDKMDKTITVLVETYKKHSLYGKRVKYSKKFKAHDENNQAKVGDVVKVMETRPLSATKRFRLVEIVEEAVII comes from the coding sequence ATGAGTGAACGCAACAACCAGCGCAAAGTCTACACTGGACGTGTAGTTTCTGATAAAATGGATAAAACGATCACTGTTCTTGTCGAAACATATAAAAAGCATTCGCTTTATGGCAAGCGTGTAAAATACTCCAAAAAGTTTAAAGCTCATGATGAGAACAACCAAGCTAAAGTTGGCGATGTAGTGAAAGTCATGGAAACTCGCCCGTTATCAGCTACTAAACGTTTCCGTCTAGTTGAAATTGTTGAAGAAGCTGTTATTATCTAA
- the rpmC gene encoding 50S ribosomal protein L29, producing MRANDIRDLTTAEIEQKVKSLKEELFNLRFQLATGQLENTARIREVRKSIARMKTVITEREIAANNR from the coding sequence ATGAGAGCTAATGATATTCGTGATCTTACCACTGCAGAAATTGAACAAAAAGTAAAATCACTTAAAGAAGAGTTGTTTAACCTGCGCTTCCAATTAGCGACAGGACAACTTGAAAACACTGCTCGCATTCGTGAAGTTCGTAAATCGATCGCTCGTATGAAAACTGTGATCACTGAAAGAGAGATCGCTGCAAATAATCGATAA
- the rplN gene encoding 50S ribosomal protein L14, which produces MIQQESRLKVADNSGAREVLTIKVLGGSGRKTASIGDVIVCTVKQATPGGVVKKGDVVKAVIVRTKSGARRQDGTYIRFDENACVIIKDDKSPRGTRIFGPVARELRENNFMKIVSLAPEVI; this is translated from the coding sequence ATGATTCAACAAGAATCCCGTTTAAAAGTTGCTGACAATTCTGGTGCCCGTGAAGTACTGACAATTAAAGTTCTTGGCGGATCTGGACGTAAGACTGCTAGTATTGGTGATGTAATTGTTTGCACGGTCAAACAAGCAACACCAGGAGGCGTTGTTAAAAAAGGTGACGTTGTTAAAGCAGTTATCGTTCGCACGAAGAGTGGTGCACGCCGTCAAGACGGAACTTATATCCGCTTTGATGAAAATGCATGTGTAATCATTAAAGATGACAAGAGCCCTCGCGGAACTCGTATCTTTGGACCTGTTGCACGTGAATTGCGTGAAAACAACTTTATGAAAATTGTTTCTCTTGCTCCAGAAGTTATATAA
- the rplX gene encoding 50S ribosomal protein L24, whose translation MHVKKGDKVMVISGKDKGKQGVVLAAFPKKDRVLVEGINIMKKHSKPSQANPQGGILSQEAPIHVSNVMPLDPKSGEPTRVGFKVVDGKKVRVATKSGETLDK comes from the coding sequence ATGCATGTAAAAAAAGGTGATAAGGTAATGGTTATCTCTGGTAAGGATAAAGGCAAACAAGGCGTTGTTCTTGCAGCTTTTCCTAAGAAAGACCGAGTACTTGTTGAAGGTATTAACATCATGAAGAAACATTCAAAACCTTCTCAAGCAAATCCTCAAGGCGGAATTTTAAGCCAAGAGGCACCTATCCATGTATCAAATGTTATGCCACTAGATCCTAAATCTGGTGAACCAACTCGTGTTGGATTCAAAGTGGTTGATGGCAAAAAGGTACGTGTTGCAACAAAATCTGGTGAAACTTTAGATAAATAG